In the genome of Hydractinia symbiolongicarpus strain clone_291-10 chromosome 5, HSymV2.1, whole genome shotgun sequence, one region contains:
- the LOC130644788 gene encoding cytochrome b5 reductase 4-like codes for MLGVPSFPTKGSPQRQGSGRNKIALKKGRSLMDWVKLANSGQDLQGFMGRTNSVTLDELRKHNKEDDCWMAIRGRVYNVTQYMEYHPGGVDELMRGAGMDATDLFDEVHKWVNYSSMLAKCYIGPLQVMSTSSIKKTSLTTNNVFLSPARLTATKPAEVIPRYDWYEKENELFLSIYTKSKVVHPSDVIVDCSDGKKLDIKVLFGEKYYRIHLDLTERVASVAIKAVTGNKIDILLQKQDRSYSWKQLGVGLEGHNKLHQESQRELIFRRCKILSILNVTHDIKLYQLAFPENVQYETPIGHHVIVKDTVEGMEISRSYTVVSPSLRESIENKSLYLMIKHYPDGTLTPNLKALCEGDHMVVSDSTGNFKRSRLKDAANVYLIAAGTGFTPMIRLINIYLHGDELNNSSGVKLLFANKTEEDIIWKDQLDNLAQELPDRFSVQYILSRPSEKWTGLKGRVDRDLLKEFATSDWSAVSKQQSPVIQRVEASSGLDQLFAICGPDEFTSTVKSLLLQLEIKEESIHCFLG; via the exons ATGTTGGGTGTACCCTCCTTTCCTACGAAAGGATCGCCCCAACGTCAAGGAAGTGGCCGTAACAAAATTGCCTTAAAAAAGGGTAGAAGTTTAATGGATTGGGTCAAACTTGCGAATAGTGGACAAGATTTACAGGGTTTTATGGGACGAACCAATTCAGTTACTTTGGATGAACTTCGAAAACATAATAAGGAAGATGACTGTTGGATGGCAATAAGGG ggCGAGTTTATAATGTTACACAGTACATGGAGTATCATCCTGGAGGAGTGGATGAACTTATGAGAGGAGCTGGTATGGATGCAACAGATCTGTTTGATGAG GTTCATAAGTGGGTAAATTATAGTTCTATGTTGGCAAAATGTTACATTGGTCCATTACAAGTGATGAGTACTTCTTCCATTAAAAAGACATCATTAACTACAAACAATGTTTTTCTTTCACCCG CTAGATTGACAGCTACAAAACCAGCTGAAGTTATTCCAAG atatgattggtatgaaaagGAGAATGAACTTTTTCTATCTATATACACAAAAAGCAAG GTTGTTCATCCAAGTGATGTCATTGTTGACTGCAGTGATGGGAAAAAATTGGACATCAAAGTTTTATTTGGCGAAAAATATTATCGGATACATTTag ATTTGACTGAACGCGTAGCCTCTGTTGCTA TTAAAGCTGTTACTGGAAATAAAATTGAcattttattgcaaaaacaaGACAGAAGCTATAGCTGGAAACAACTGGGTGTTGGCTTAGAAGGCCACAACAAACTACACCAAGAGTCTCAAAGAG agTTGATTTTTAGAAGATGTAAAATATTATCGATATTAAATGTGACGCACGATATCAAACTCTACCAGCTTGCATTTCCTGAAAATGTTCAATATGAAACACCAATTGGTCACCATGTGATTGTGAAGGACACGGTTGAAG GCATGGAGATCTCCCGAAGTTACACTGTAGTCTCACCAAGCCTTAGAGAATCTATCGAAAACAAATCTTTGTATTTGATGATCAAACATTATCCTGATGGAACTCTCACACCAAATCTAAAAGCTTTATGTGAAG gcgATCACATGGTTGTGAGTGATAGCACTGGTAATTTTAAAAGATCGCGGTTAAAAGATGCGGCGAATGTATACCTGATTGCTGCAGGAACAG GCTTTACTCCAATGATTCGGCTgataaatatttatttgcatGGCGACGAATTAAACAATAGCAG tGGCGTCAAATTActttttgcaaacaaaacagAAGAAGACATCATATGGAAAGATCAACTCGATAATTTAGCGCAAGAACTACCTGATAG ATTTAGTGTACAGTATATCTTAAGCCGGCCAAGCGAAAAATGGACAGGCTTGAAAGGAAGAGTAGATAGAGATTTGTTAAAAGAATTTGCGACAAGTGATTGGTCTGCTGTATCTAAACAACAAAGTCCTGTCATTCAAAGAGTGGAAGCTTCATCTGGTTTGGACCAGTTGTTTGCTATTTGTGGACCAGATGAGTTTACTTCTACAGTAAAAAG tttGTTATTACAATTGGAAATAAAAGAAGAGAGTATTCATTGTTTTTTGGGTTGA